In a genomic window of Pelotomaculum thermopropionicum SI:
- the IspD gene encoding 4-diphosphocytidyl-2-methyl-D-erithritol synthase, with amino-acid sequence MDKVAAVVAAAGRGSRMGTETRKQYLSLAGLPVVGHVLRAMEASSAVKSVVTVVAPGEENYFRLTVVERLGIRKVAAIVPGGEERQDSVYNGLLALAPDTGIVVVHDGARPLLSPGDINAVVQAAAAYGAATLAVPVKDTVKMAGRDGFVLRTLSREHLWLVQTPQAFRYDIIMNAHRQARQKKYAATDDAGLVELLGRPVKIVAGSYENIKITTPEDLTVAEAVIKARQGRLAEAGG; translated from the coding sequence TTGGATAAAGTTGCCGCGGTGGTGGCGGCGGCCGGGCGCGGCAGCCGGATGGGCACGGAAACCAGGAAGCAGTACCTTTCCCTGGCCGGCCTTCCGGTTGTGGGTCACGTGCTGAGGGCAATGGAGGCCAGCAGCGCAGTTAAAAGCGTTGTCACCGTGGTTGCCCCGGGAGAAGAAAATTATTTCCGCTTGACGGTGGTTGAGCGGTTGGGGATAAGGAAGGTTGCGGCAATTGTACCGGGAGGAGAAGAGCGCCAGGATTCCGTGTATAACGGCCTCCTGGCGCTTGCCCCTGATACGGGTATTGTCGTCGTCCACGACGGGGCGCGCCCCCTGCTGAGCCCCGGAGACATCAATGCCGTTGTGCAGGCCGCGGCGGCTTACGGTGCGGCCACCCTGGCCGTACCCGTAAAGGATACGGTAAAGATGGCCGGCAGGGACGGCTTTGTGCTCCGGACCCTGTCCAGGGAGCACCTGTGGCTCGTTCAAACCCCCCAGGCTTTCCGCTACGATATCATTATGAATGCGCACCGGCAGGCGCGCCAGAAAAAATACGCCGCAACCGATGATGCCGGGCTGGTGGAGCTTTTGGGGCGGCCGGTGAAAATTGTTGCCGGTTCTTATGAAAACATAAAAATAACCACCCCCGAAGACTTGACCGTGGCGGAGGCGGTTATAAAAGCAAGGCAGGGGCGGTTGGCCGAGGCCGGAGGTTAA
- a CDS encoding transcriptional regulator (similar to M. xanthus CarD), with the protein MFKIGDKVVYPMHGAGVIEAIEEKEVLGEKRQYYILRLPVGDMKVMIPITSGEEVGLRGVIDREGVQRVFHILRQQSSAMSPNWNRRYRANLEKIKSGNIYEVAEVVRNLVKRDREKGLSSGERKMLESARQILLSELVLATELEEEKAQSLLDGAFA; encoded by the coding sequence TTGTTCAAAATAGGTGATAAAGTAGTGTACCCGATGCACGGTGCCGGAGTTATCGAGGCCATTGAAGAAAAAGAAGTCCTTGGCGAGAAGCGGCAGTATTACATCCTGCGGCTTCCCGTGGGTGACATGAAAGTTATGATTCCCATTACCAGCGGCGAAGAGGTGGGTTTGAGGGGGGTTATCGACCGCGAGGGCGTCCAGAGGGTTTTTCACATTTTGCGCCAGCAGTCCAGCGCCATGTCCCCCAACTGGAACCGCAGGTACCGTGCCAATTTGGAAAAAATTAAAAGCGGGAATATCTACGAAGTTGCCGAAGTGGTGCGCAACCTGGTGAAAAGGGATCGCGAAAAAGGGCTTTCCTCCGGAGAAAGAAAAATGCTGGAAAGCGCCAGGCAGATTCTGCTAAGCGAACTGGTTCTGGCCACGGAACTGGAAGAAGAAAAAGCCCAGTCATTGCTGGATGGCGCCTTTGCTTAA
- the Sms gene encoding predicted ATP-dependent serine protease, with amino-acid sequence MRVRSKFCCQECGHQSTRWLGRCPGCGAWNSFVEEFGGRQGAPGPGPAGGDVPRPVTEVPVSEEERFPTGFGEVDRVLGGGVVPGSLVLVGGDPGIGKSTLMLQVACRLSLDMRVLYVSGEESPRQVRLRAGRLGTLSSGLFLVSETDIDVVERHLRELAPPVAIIDSIQTMYKADVASAPGSVGQVRECAAQLMRLAKTTGMSVFLVGHVTKEGVLAGPRVLEHMVDAVLYLEGDRHHFFRILRGVKNRFGSTNEIGIFEMQGTGLVEVANPSALFLVCHSREDVPGSAVVASLEGTRPLLVEIQALVSPAGYGIPRRMTTGVDYNRVAMIAAVLEKRLGLNLSGYDIYVNAVGGVKLDEPAADLAIACALASSFRDVPVDSGMALAGEVGLTGELRPVTGVEKRVREAFKLGFSRFLLSGVSISPAMEEPGLVAADTLAEALELALKI; translated from the coding sequence ATGCGTGTCAGGTCTAAGTTTTGCTGCCAGGAATGCGGGCATCAGTCAACCCGATGGCTGGGGCGCTGCCCCGGTTGCGGCGCCTGGAACAGCTTTGTGGAGGAGTTCGGCGGCCGGCAGGGGGCGCCCGGCCCTGGCCCGGCGGGAGGGGATGTGCCCCGCCCGGTGACCGAGGTGCCGGTGTCGGAGGAGGAGCGTTTTCCGACGGGCTTCGGCGAGGTGGACAGGGTTTTGGGCGGCGGGGTGGTTCCGGGTTCCCTGGTGCTGGTGGGCGGTGACCCAGGCATAGGCAAATCCACCCTGATGCTGCAGGTTGCCTGCCGGCTCAGCCTGGATATGCGGGTGCTTTACGTCTCGGGCGAGGAGTCGCCCCGTCAGGTAAGGCTGAGGGCCGGCCGTCTGGGAACTCTTTCCTCCGGACTTTTCCTGGTTTCCGAAACGGACATTGACGTTGTTGAGCGCCACCTGCGGGAACTGGCCCCTCCGGTGGCAATTATCGACTCCATACAGACAATGTATAAGGCCGATGTGGCCTCAGCCCCTGGCAGCGTGGGGCAGGTCCGGGAGTGTGCGGCGCAGCTCATGCGCCTGGCCAAAACGACCGGCATGTCTGTTTTTCTGGTCGGCCACGTGACAAAGGAGGGTGTGCTGGCCGGGCCGCGAGTGCTTGAACACATGGTAGATGCCGTCCTTTACCTGGAGGGCGACCGGCACCATTTCTTCCGCATTCTGCGCGGGGTTAAAAACAGGTTCGGCTCCACCAACGAAATAGGTATTTTCGAAATGCAGGGCACCGGCCTGGTGGAGGTGGCCAATCCCTCCGCCCTGTTTCTGGTCTGCCATTCCAGGGAAGATGTTCCCGGATCGGCTGTCGTGGCCAGCCTGGAAGGTACCAGGCCGCTTTTAGTGGAAATTCAGGCCCTGGTTTCCCCTGCCGGTTACGGCATCCCCCGGCGGATGACGACGGGCGTGGATTACAACCGGGTGGCGATGATTGCCGCCGTTCTGGAAAAGCGGCTAGGTTTAAACCTGAGTGGTTATGATATTTATGTAAATGCCGTTGGCGGGGTGAAGCTCGACGAACCGGCGGCGGACCTGGCCATTGCCTGTGCGCTGGCTTCCAGCTTCAGGGACGTGCCGGTTGATTCAGGCATGGCACTGGCGGGGGAGGTCGGTCTGACCGGCGAGCTTCGCCCGGTTACAGGGGTGGAAAAAAGAGTGAGGGAGGCTTTTAAACTGGGCTTCAGCCGTTTTCTGCTTTCAGGCGTCAGCATTTCCCCGGCAATGGAAGAACCCGGGCTTGTGGCTGCAGACACGCTTGCAGAGGCTCTGGAGCTGGCCTTAAAGATATGA
- a CDS encoding transposase and inactivated derivatives, whose amino-acid sequence MPRRLRIHERGAFYHVTSRGNNKEQVFFSDEDYSTYTFLMKKYSLKYCTEIHAYALMPNHIHLLARVDSMPLQKFMQGLQQSYAQIFNKRYDRVGHVFQGRYNAHLISNEQYLLQVFKYIHLNPVRAGLADDPKTYRWSSLNDYTAADKNSFIETGFMKKLLIEYGISLNKADFSLIPDLAPEELQELPQKAGPANREIAAIAEKNRPTLIELAGAIEDLTGISLKAIKTSAKDRATVLARYLFIYGACRLCGFRVVDTAQFLDKNIVSVSIALNKMDEQIKEDSALKKMAQELTGNFKNR is encoded by the coding sequence ATGCCTAGAAGGCTCAGAATACACGAAAGAGGGGCTTTCTACCACGTCACCAGCAGGGGCAACAACAAGGAGCAGGTGTTTTTTTCAGATGAGGATTACAGCACCTATACTTTTCTTATGAAAAAATACAGCTTAAAATATTGCACGGAAATACATGCCTACGCCCTTATGCCCAATCATATCCACCTGCTGGCGCGGGTCGACTCCATGCCGCTTCAAAAATTCATGCAGGGACTGCAGCAGTCATACGCACAAATCTTCAATAAACGCTATGATCGCGTCGGGCACGTTTTTCAGGGCAGATACAATGCCCACCTGATCAGCAACGAGCAGTACCTGTTGCAGGTCTTTAAGTACATCCACTTAAACCCGGTCAGGGCAGGCCTGGCAGATGATCCCAAAACTTACCGCTGGTCCAGCCTGAATGATTATACCGCAGCCGACAAAAACAGCTTCATTGAAACCGGCTTTATGAAAAAACTGTTGATAGAATACGGCATTTCTCTCAACAAGGCAGATTTTTCCTTAATCCCCGATCTAGCCCCGGAAGAACTCCAGGAGCTGCCGCAAAAAGCCGGGCCGGCAAACAGGGAGATTGCGGCAATAGCAGAAAAAAACCGGCCAACCCTGATCGAACTGGCCGGTGCAATAGAAGATTTAACCGGAATCTCCCTAAAAGCAATCAAAACTTCTGCCAAGGACAGGGCCACCGTGCTGGCCAGGTACCTGTTCATATACGGCGCCTGCCGCCTGTGTGGTTTCCGGGTGGTGGACACGGCCCAATTCCTTGACAAAAACATTGTTTCGGTTTCAATTGCTCTTAACAAGATGGACGAGCAGATTAAAGAGGACAGCGCCCTTAAGAAGATGGCCCAGGAATTAACTGGAAATTTTAAGAATCGTTAA
- a CDS encoding integral membrane protein (PIN domain superfamily): protein MIKRIVYGVLICGFTAFGFTLGLKLMENGWVVFLANLPHELKLGLIGLLTLTGLVAGILLSPLLMRGAVRLTVLIEQYLQKTPTQDLVMGSVGLIIGLIIANLMGSILSFMGILGKLLWILITLLLAYLGLSIGIKKREELLALFASFPRFGRERGTLKSEARAGNYKILDTSVIIDGRISDLCESGFIEGVLLVPAFVLEELRHIADSPDLLKRNRGRRGLDILNKMRKDLDTKVQIYDNNRGLEDAAEVDTKLVKLAQKLNAKIITNDFNLNKVAELHGVKVLNINELANAVKPVVLPGEEMTVHVVKDGKEIGQGVAYLDDGTMIVVDGGRRYMNQTVTVMVTSVLQTSAGRMIFAKPKLDRRTEGQAPYGEVNVIG from the coding sequence TTGATAAAGAGGATAGTCTATGGAGTTTTAATATGCGGTTTTACCGCATTTGGCTTTACACTGGGACTGAAGCTGATGGAAAACGGTTGGGTGGTTTTCCTGGCAAACCTGCCCCATGAGCTAAAACTCGGCCTGATCGGGCTTCTCACACTAACCGGGCTGGTTGCCGGCATATTGCTTTCACCGCTGCTCATGCGCGGGGCGGTAAGGCTGACCGTTTTAATCGAACAGTACCTGCAAAAAACCCCGACCCAGGATCTGGTTATGGGTTCGGTTGGTTTGATTATTGGACTTATTATTGCCAATTTAATGGGCTCCATTTTGTCCTTCATGGGAATTTTGGGCAAGCTGCTCTGGATTTTAATCACGCTGCTTCTGGCTTACCTGGGTTTGAGCATTGGCATAAAGAAACGGGAGGAGCTGCTGGCTCTTTTCGCCAGCTTTCCCAGGTTTGGCAGGGAGCGCGGCACTTTAAAGTCTGAGGCCCGGGCCGGCAATTATAAAATACTGGACACCAGCGTCATAATCGACGGCCGGATCTCCGACCTTTGCGAGAGCGGCTTTATCGAAGGAGTCCTGCTGGTTCCTGCCTTTGTGCTTGAGGAACTGCGCCACATTGCCGATTCCCCCGACCTTTTAAAAAGAAACCGGGGCCGGCGCGGCCTGGATATCCTCAATAAAATGCGCAAGGATTTGGACACCAAGGTTCAGATTTACGACAACAACCGCGGTCTGGAAGATGCGGCGGAGGTAGATACCAAACTGGTTAAGCTGGCGCAAAAGCTTAACGCCAAGATTATTACCAACGACTTTAACCTGAATAAAGTTGCCGAGTTGCACGGCGTGAAGGTGCTGAACATAAACGAGCTGGCCAACGCCGTGAAGCCGGTGGTGTTGCCCGGTGAAGAAATGACTGTGCATGTGGTCAAAGACGGAAAGGAGATCGGCCAGGGTGTGGCCTACCTGGACGACGGCACAATGATTGTGGTGGATGGCGGGAGACGTTACATGAACCAGACGGTTACCGTGATGGTAACCAGCGTCCTCCAGACCTCTGCCGGACGAATGATCTTTGCCAAGCCGAAACTGGACCGGCGCACCGAAGGACAGGCTCCCTACGGCGAGGTGAATGTCATTGGATAA
- a CDS encoding predicted nucleic acid-binding protein (contains the HHH domain) produces MREEKVDGNLLKVLRSLAPGTHLREGLENILRAKAGALIVIGDTPEVMEIAEGGFAINADFTPSSLYELAKMDGAIILSKDAKKILAANTQLVPNQNIPSAETGIRHRTAERVAKQTGALVIAISQRRGVITIYKGASKYVLRDIGVILSKANQAIQTLEKYRTVLDKVLVELSVLEFEEVVTLFDVAKAIQRVEMVLRVVKEIERYTSELGAEGRLITMQMEELVANVESEGLLVIQDYATTIGEKTPSSILGVIGSWPAEDILDLSLIARALGYPGSASILEQHVSPRGYRILEKIPRLPLPVIDNLVKTFGTLNRILVATIEELDDVEGIGEVRARSIKEGLNRYREQLLQERHG; encoded by the coding sequence TTGAGGGAAGAAAAAGTCGATGGAAACCTGCTGAAAGTTCTCCGTTCCCTTGCCCCGGGGACCCACCTGCGGGAGGGACTTGAAAATATATTAAGAGCCAAGGCCGGTGCTCTTATTGTTATCGGCGACACGCCTGAGGTGATGGAAATAGCCGAGGGCGGTTTTGCCATCAACGCCGACTTTACACCGTCCAGCCTTTATGAACTGGCCAAAATGGATGGGGCCATAATTCTCAGCAAGGACGCCAAGAAAATACTGGCCGCCAACACCCAGCTTGTGCCAAATCAAAATATACCATCTGCCGAAACCGGCATTCGCCACCGCACGGCCGAGCGGGTGGCCAAGCAGACCGGCGCTCTGGTAATTGCCATATCCCAGCGCCGCGGCGTGATCACGATCTACAAAGGCGCTTCGAAATACGTTTTAAGGGACATCGGCGTGATTTTGTCCAAGGCCAACCAGGCCATTCAAACTCTTGAAAAATACCGCACGGTGCTGGACAAGGTGCTGGTGGAGCTGAGCGTGCTGGAGTTTGAAGAAGTGGTCACCCTTTTTGATGTTGCCAAAGCCATCCAGAGGGTGGAGATGGTTTTGCGGGTGGTCAAGGAAATCGAAAGGTACACCAGCGAACTCGGCGCTGAGGGCCGCCTGATTACCATGCAAATGGAGGAACTGGTGGCCAACGTCGAATCCGAAGGGCTGCTGGTAATCCAGGACTACGCCACCACCATTGGGGAAAAGACGCCTTCCAGCATCCTCGGCGTCATCGGGAGCTGGCCGGCCGAGGACATTCTGGACCTCTCCCTGATTGCCCGCGCCCTGGGCTACCCGGGCAGTGCCAGCATTCTGGAACAGCACGTTTCCCCGCGCGGCTACCGCATTTTAGAGAAGATACCGCGGCTGCCGCTGCCGGTTATCGACAACCTGGTTAAAACCTTTGGGACGCTGAACAGAATTCTTGTGGCAACCATAGAGGAACTGGACGACGTCGAAGGCATCGGCGAGGTCCGCGCCCGCTCCATAAAGGAGGGGCTGAACCGCTACCGGGAGCAGTTGCTGCAGGAAAGGCACGGGTGA